The following are from one region of the Mus musculus strain NOD/ShiLtJ chromosome 17 genomic scaffold, GRCm38.p6 alternate locus group NOD/ShiLtJ MMCHR17_CHO_IDD1 genome:
- the Aif1 gene encoding allograft inflammatory factor 1 isoform a (isoform a is encoded by transcript variant 2), whose protein sequence is MSQSRDLQGGKAFGLLKAQQEERLEGINKQFLDDPKYSNDEDLPSKLEAFKVKYMEFDLNGNGDIDIMSLKRMLEKLGVPKTHLELKRLIREVSSGSEETFSYSDFLRMMLGKRSAILRMILMYEEKNKEHKRPTGPPAKKAISELP, encoded by the exons ATGAGCCAAAGCAGGGATTTGCAGG GAGGAAAAGCTTTTGGACTGCTGAAGGCCCAGCAGGAAGAGAGGCTGGAGGGGATCAACAAG CAATTCCTCGATGATCCCAAATACAGCAATGATGAGGATCTGCCGTCCAAACTTGAAGCCTTCAAGG TGAAGTACATGGAGTTTGATCTGAATGGAAATGGAGATATCG ATATTATGTCCTTGAAGCGAATGCTGGAGAAACTTGGGGTTCCCAAGACCCACCTAGAGCTGAAGAGATTAATTAGAGAGGTGTCCAGTGGCTCCGAGGAGACGTTCAGCTACTCTGACTTTCTCAGAATGATGCTGGGCAAGAGATCTGCCATCTTGAGAAT GATTCTGATGTAtgaggagaaaaacaaagaacacaagaGGCCAACTGGTCCCCCAGCCAAGAAAGCTATCTCCGAGCTGCCCTGA
- the Lst1 gene encoding leukocyte-specific transcript 1 protein, producing the protein MTMGSGNNCTTNDFLLNGSLGLGGLLLLLVIILFICLCRFSQRVKRLERNAQVSGQEPHYASLQQLPVSSSDITDMKEDLSTDYACIARSTPT; encoded by the exons ATGACAATGGGATCTGGTAACAATTGCACAACCA ATGATTTCCTGCTAAATGGGAGCCTGGGACTGGGagggctcctcctcctgcttgtcATCATCCTGTTCATCTGCTTGTGCCGGTTCAGTCAGAGAG tgaaGAGACTGGAAAGGAAT GCCCAGGTCTCAGGGCAGGAGCCCCACTATGCATCTCTCCAGCAGCTGCCAGTGTCCAGTAGTGATATCACAGACATGAAAGAAGACCTCAGCACTGACTATGCCTGCATCGCCAGGAGCACACCCACTTGA
- the Aif1 gene encoding allograft inflammatory factor 1 isoform b (isoform b is encoded by transcript variant 3), with product MKPEEISRGKAFGLLKAQQEERLEGINKQFLDDPKYSNDEDLPSKLEAFKVKYMEFDLNGNGDIDIMSLKRMLEKLGVPKTHLELKRLIREVSSGSEETFSYSDFLRMMLGKRSAILRMILMYEEKNKEHKRPTGPPAKKAISELP from the exons ATGAAGCCTGAGGAGATTTCAA GAGGAAAAGCTTTTGGACTGCTGAAGGCCCAGCAGGAAGAGAGGCTGGAGGGGATCAACAAG CAATTCCTCGATGATCCCAAATACAGCAATGATGAGGATCTGCCGTCCAAACTTGAAGCCTTCAAGG TGAAGTACATGGAGTTTGATCTGAATGGAAATGGAGATATCG ATATTATGTCCTTGAAGCGAATGCTGGAGAAACTTGGGGTTCCCAAGACCCACCTAGAGCTGAAGAGATTAATTAGAGAGGTGTCCAGTGGCTCCGAGGAGACGTTCAGCTACTCTGACTTTCTCAGAATGATGCTGGGCAAGAGATCTGCCATCTTGAGAAT GATTCTGATGTAtgaggagaaaaacaaagaacacaagaGGCCAACTGGTCCCCCAGCCAAGAAAGCTATCTCCGAGCTGCCCTGA